The following are encoded in a window of Methanorbis rubei genomic DNA:
- a CDS encoding acetate--CoA ligase family protein has translation MSTHANTKMLSEADGYDLLRKFNVPAPVFEIVTSPEAAAKAAGKIGYPVVMKIVSPQIIHKSDAGGVIVNIKTDEEAKAAYNKIVTSVKAYNSAAEIKGIIVEEMAKPGLELIIGGKIDPAFGRVITFGLGGTLVEFFKDVGIRILPCSDDELRSLIKQIRGYTLIAGYRGEAPKDEEFLFQTLKNACAFFEKNDNVTEFDINPLRLYEKGGCAVDARVIIQDEPVELPPHYDASKIVPIDYYKPRSVAVIGASDDKTKMGYAVFHNLLQFPGKVYPVNNKREEIQGVKCYPNLSAIPGPVDMVVITVPAQLVPGIMEECGQKGVKMAVVITAGFKEMDEDGRALENRMVEIAKNYGIRIVGPNCLGLILPPYKLDTTYVSTSPLPGDLAFISQSGAIVNAVVGISLSEGSEMGYSEVVSVGNQSDLDFLDYMSYAQRDPHTKAIILYVEEIKNGVAFMEMAKEITKTKPIVAIKAGSSKRGQAAAASHTGSLSGAYEVYMEAFRKCGVTPVKTLPGAFKVAKILSDADRTPKGRRAVVITNAGGFAVLSNDYAETWGIDIVDLPKEIIDEMNTFLPPFWNKNNPIDLLGDADEERFRNVFEVLCRNPKLWDMAILVNFPNKVLSPVQVANVLIDYSKKTDNLLVGTLVGGDCMKSGVTLLTEHNIPVFEELEFTYRTLGHLSWTADR, from the coding sequence ATGTCAACACATGCAAACACGAAAATGCTCTCTGAAGCAGACGGATACGACCTTCTGAGGAAGTTCAATGTGCCAGCTCCGGTATTTGAGATCGTGACCAGCCCGGAAGCTGCGGCAAAGGCAGCAGGAAAGATCGGATACCCGGTTGTCATGAAAATCGTCAGCCCCCAGATCATTCACAAAAGTGATGCGGGCGGTGTCATCGTTAATATCAAAACAGATGAAGAGGCAAAGGCCGCATACAATAAAATCGTCACCTCGGTCAAAGCCTACAACTCTGCAGCAGAGATCAAAGGCATCATCGTCGAAGAGATGGCAAAGCCCGGACTCGAACTGATCATCGGCGGAAAAATCGATCCGGCATTCGGTCGCGTCATCACGTTCGGTCTTGGCGGAACACTGGTCGAGTTCTTCAAGGACGTCGGCATCAGAATTCTTCCATGCTCTGACGACGAACTTCGCAGTCTCATCAAACAGATCAGAGGATACACCCTGATCGCAGGATACCGCGGCGAAGCACCCAAAGACGAAGAGTTCCTGTTCCAGACCTTAAAGAATGCCTGTGCATTCTTCGAGAAGAACGACAACGTCACTGAGTTCGACATCAACCCGCTCCGTCTCTACGAGAAAGGCGGCTGTGCAGTCGATGCCCGCGTCATCATTCAGGACGAACCAGTTGAACTCCCACCGCACTACGATGCATCAAAGATTGTCCCAATCGACTACTACAAACCGCGTTCGGTCGCAGTAATCGGTGCATCCGACGACAAAACCAAGATGGGATACGCAGTGTTCCACAACCTCCTGCAGTTCCCGGGGAAAGTCTACCCGGTCAACAACAAACGCGAAGAGATTCAGGGCGTCAAATGCTATCCGAACCTCTCGGCGATTCCTGGACCGGTTGACATGGTAGTAATCACCGTTCCGGCACAACTTGTCCCGGGCATCATGGAAGAGTGCGGTCAGAAAGGCGTGAAGATGGCTGTTGTCATCACTGCCGGATTCAAGGAGATGGACGAAGACGGACGTGCACTAGAAAACCGCATGGTTGAGATCGCCAAGAACTACGGCATTCGAATTGTCGGGCCAAACTGTCTCGGCCTGATTCTTCCGCCGTACAAACTGGACACAACGTATGTCTCGACCTCCCCGCTGCCGGGAGACCTCGCATTCATCTCCCAGTCGGGAGCAATTGTCAACGCAGTTGTCGGCATCTCACTCTCCGAAGGATCCGAGATGGGCTACTCAGAAGTTGTGTCGGTCGGCAACCAGTCTGACCTTGACTTCCTCGACTACATGAGCTATGCCCAGCGTGACCCGCACACCAAAGCGATCATCCTCTACGTCGAAGAGATCAAAAACGGTGTCGCCTTCATGGAGATGGCAAAAGAGATCACCAAGACCAAACCGATCGTTGCAATCAAAGCAGGTTCATCCAAACGCGGACAGGCAGCCGCAGCATCGCACACAGGATCCCTCTCCGGTGCCTACGAGGTCTACATGGAAGCGTTCCGCAAGTGCGGCGTGACTCCGGTCAAGACTCTGCCAGGAGCATTCAAGGTCGCAAAGATCCTTTCTGACGCAGACCGCACACCCAAAGGACGCCGTGCAGTGGTGATCACCAATGCCGGAGGATTTGCCGTTCTCTCCAACGACTATGCAGAGACATGGGGCATTGATATCGTGGACCTCCCCAAAGAGATCATCGATGAGATGAACACGTTCCTGCCGCCATTCTGGAACAAGAACAACCCGATCGACCTTCTCGGCGACGCAGACGAAGAGCGGTTCCGCAATGTGTTCGAAGTGCTCTGCCGCAACCCCAAGCTCTGGGACATGGCAATCCTTGTCAACTTCCCGAACAAAGTGCTCAGCCCGGTCCAGGTCGCAAACGTCTTGATCGACTACTCCAAGAAGACCGACAACCTGCTTGTCGGAACCCTTGTTGGCGGCGACTGCATGAAGTCGGGAGTCACGCTTCTGACCGAACACAACATTCCGGTCTTTGAGGAGCTCGAGTTCACCTACAGAACACTCGGCCACCTCAGCTGGACTGCTGACCGTTAA
- the nth gene encoding endonuclease III, with protein sequence MNTPEAVAILSELNCLYPHTREEMNFLRFENPYQILIMTILSAQTTDVTINGLRDELFSCYPDPASLAAASQDEVERIIHPAGFYHTKAKNIIGTAKCLCENFDGSVPETVQELVTLPGVGRKTANIVTNHAFGNPVGIAVDTHVGRLAQRIGFSDNTDPNKIEIDLMHLFPKEWWGEINYLLISHGRAVCTARKPACERCCIRESCRTGRKLGSE encoded by the coding sequence ATGAACACTCCTGAAGCAGTAGCTATTCTTTCAGAACTTAACTGTCTGTACCCTCACACACGTGAGGAGATGAACTTCCTCAGGTTTGAAAATCCGTACCAGATTCTTATCATGACTATTCTGTCTGCCCAGACAACTGACGTTACCATCAACGGTCTGCGTGACGAACTTTTCTCCTGCTATCCAGATCCTGCATCCCTTGCCGCAGCAAGTCAGGATGAGGTCGAACGAATTATTCACCCTGCCGGCTTCTATCACACCAAAGCAAAAAATATTATCGGCACGGCAAAATGCCTGTGCGAAAACTTTGACGGCAGTGTTCCAGAAACCGTTCAGGAGCTTGTCACGCTGCCGGGCGTCGGCAGAAAAACCGCAAACATTGTGACCAACCATGCGTTTGGCAATCCTGTCGGCATCGCGGTTGACACGCATGTCGGCAGACTCGCACAAAGGATAGGTTTCTCCGACAACACCGACCCGAACAAAATTGAGATCGATCTCATGCATCTGTTCCCGAAAGAGTGGTGGGGTGAGATCAATTATCTCTTAATCAGTCACGGTCGTGCGGTCTGTACTGCGCGAAAGCCTGCATGCGAACGCTGCTGCATCAGAGAGAGTTGCCGGACCGGACGAAAATTGGGATCTGAGTGA
- a CDS encoding MFS transporter, producing the protein MTEVDVRTRRLILLAASIGAFLNPLIGSMIILAMPEIGTVFTVSARDLGWLSTIFILANAIFLVPASRLSDTIGYKRSYLIGAVIVALSCGLSVFAPSYPVLLLLRVIAACGTSFLMITSLAILSSVYPLHQRGAAFGINTAMVYIGASAGPILGGFLTGMFGWRAVFLVMVPLAFAAAIPMWRFFRDEIKIPSKDPFDIKGTLLYAAAMLCLMYGLSTLPETLSFVLAGIGAVMMAVFIWYELKLPSPVLHVRLFFTNHRFARSSYAALLNYGCTYGSVFFVSLYLQSVGQLTATEAGLIVFFQPLIQAIMTPIAGKFSDRIDPRYLVTLGMLLSAVGVLLLSCLAVGTDLHFIAVTQVFIGLGSALFSAPNTNAIMSSVPPAEYSTASSIVAVMRQGGMILSMAVCMSTISIFVGGTDMLGPSMYPEFLQALKVSMFFCAGLALIGVVFSWFRGNAETAIKKEV; encoded by the coding sequence ATGACCGAGGTTGATGTACGAACCAGACGACTGATTCTTCTTGCCGCATCTATCGGCGCATTTTTAAATCCGCTGATCGGTTCGATGATCATCCTTGCAATGCCGGAGATTGGAACTGTCTTCACCGTCTCGGCACGCGACCTTGGCTGGCTGTCCACAATTTTTATTCTCGCAAACGCCATCTTCCTTGTTCCGGCATCCCGCCTCTCCGACACGATCGGCTACAAACGATCTTATCTTATCGGCGCCGTAATTGTTGCGCTCTCCTGCGGACTCTCGGTGTTTGCCCCAAGTTACCCGGTTCTCCTCCTCCTCAGAGTCATTGCCGCATGCGGAACCTCGTTTCTGATGATCACCAGCCTTGCCATTCTCTCAAGTGTCTATCCGCTTCATCAGAGAGGAGCGGCGTTTGGCATCAACACCGCGATGGTGTATATCGGTGCGTCAGCAGGTCCCATCCTCGGCGGTTTTCTTACTGGTATGTTTGGCTGGCGGGCGGTGTTTCTCGTCATGGTGCCTCTCGCGTTCGCGGCAGCTATTCCCATGTGGAGATTCTTCCGCGACGAGATCAAAATTCCGTCGAAGGATCCGTTCGACATCAAAGGAACTCTCCTCTACGCAGCAGCAATGCTTTGTCTGATGTACGGACTTTCCACGCTGCCGGAAACACTCTCGTTCGTTCTGGCCGGTATTGGTGCAGTCATGATGGCAGTATTCATCTGGTACGAACTCAAGCTTCCCTCGCCGGTCCTGCATGTCAGGCTGTTCTTTACCAATCACCGGTTTGCCAGATCCTCATACGCTGCACTTCTCAACTATGGCTGCACGTACGGCTCGGTATTTTTCGTGAGCCTCTACCTTCAGTCGGTCGGCCAGCTCACCGCAACAGAAGCAGGCCTTATTGTTTTCTTCCAGCCGCTCATTCAGGCGATCATGACGCCGATTGCCGGAAAATTTTCCGACAGAATCGATCCACGCTATCTTGTGACACTGGGAATGCTGCTGTCAGCGGTCGGCGTCCTGCTGCTCTCCTGTCTTGCTGTCGGCACCGACCTCCACTTCATCGCAGTCACGCAGGTGTTCATCGGTCTTGGCTCTGCCTTGTTCTCAGCCCCGAACACGAACGCCATCATGAGTTCTGTTCCGCCAGCCGAGTACAGCACTGCGTCCAGCATTGTTGCGGTGATGCGGCAGGGCGGCATGATTCTTTCGATGGCAGTCTGCATGTCAACGATCTCAATTTTTGTTGGAGGAACCGACATGCTTGGCCCGTCCATGTATCCTGAATTTTTACAGGCGCTGAAAGTCTCGATGTTCTTCTGCGCAGGACTTGCCCTGATAGGTGTAGTGTTCTCCTGGTTTAGAGGGAACGCGGAAACTGCAATAAAAAAAGAAGTTTGA
- a CDS encoding PaaI family thioesterase, producing the protein MHPYVEKIASVGAQANPTFQTLGIEPVSWGDGKAVLKMNVTPGILNGSGFMQGGFYVILADEAIALAILAECDAESGTATISETTNFFRGVNEGVIYGVAYIVRKGRRIVFAEGEVRKGSPDGELLSKTVVSYIVTKA; encoded by the coding sequence ATGCATCCGTATGTTGAGAAGATTGCCAGTGTCGGGGCACAGGCCAACCCGACCTTTCAGACTCTTGGTATTGAACCGGTTTCCTGGGGAGACGGAAAAGCTGTTCTGAAGATGAACGTGACTCCTGGTATTCTGAACGGCTCAGGGTTTATGCAGGGAGGATTTTATGTTATTCTTGCTGATGAGGCGATTGCTCTTGCGATTCTTGCCGAGTGTGATGCGGAGAGCGGGACTGCGACGATTTCAGAGACGACGAACTTTTTTCGGGGCGTGAATGAGGGAGTTATCTACGGGGTTGCGTATATTGTTCGGAAAGGAAGAAGAATTGTGTTTGCCGAGGGAGAGGTGCGGAAGGGATCTCCTGACGGCGAGTTACTGTCAAAAACGGTTGTGTCCTACATTGTGACGAAGGCGTAG
- a CDS encoding phosphopantetheine adenylyltransferase, protein MKVMVGGTFDPLHIGHQLLLRRAFMTAGSGGHVVLGLSADPFAARKQHPVRSYEVRFAELTAWIKKQKFAATYEIEPLYDQYGSALTQDFDALVVSYETFPVGNEINRKRKEMGKPMVDLYQIQCVLAEDGKAVSSTRIYRGEINRYGKPVAEEEFITRD, encoded by the coding sequence ATGAAAGTCATGGTTGGCGGGACATTTGATCCCCTCCACATCGGACACCAGCTGCTGCTGCGGCGGGCGTTCATGACCGCGGGCAGCGGAGGCCATGTAGTACTCGGTCTTTCTGCTGATCCGTTTGCTGCGCGAAAACAGCATCCGGTCAGGAGTTACGAAGTGCGGTTCGCCGAACTTACCGCATGGATTAAGAAGCAGAAGTTCGCCGCAACGTATGAAATTGAACCGCTCTACGATCAGTACGGCAGTGCCTTAACTCAGGACTTCGACGCTCTTGTCGTCAGCTACGAAACATTTCCGGTCGGCAACGAAATCAACCGCAAACGAAAGGAGATGGGAAAACCCATGGTCGATCTCTATCAGATTCAGTGCGTTCTCGCAGAAGACGGAAAAGCCGTATCCTCCACACGGATTTATCGCGGCGAAATAAACCGGTACGGAAAACCGGTTGCTGAGGAAGAGTTCATCACCCGCGATTGA
- a CDS encoding ABC transporter substrate-binding protein yields the protein MRKHVVCGILCFCLIATVVISGCIGVPDAEKKLIVVGIGENNPPYGYPDANETYVGLDVESIEWIAKQNGYDVAYLGLPWTGIVENVANGTVDILYCGLTITPERSEIVDFSDPYMIVNFAIAVLPNSSLTKEDVLSGNVSISTQTDGTSHVWTEKNLNETGILAEGNLRPQATIDDAFVMLAEGKCDAIIYDEVTVNSYVARGLAKNIGVIEVNELYGVAVRKGDNETLQMINKGIADLQASPKWQELLDKYGVVLS from the coding sequence ATGAGAAAGCATGTTGTGTGTGGAATCCTCTGCTTCTGCCTGATCGCCACTGTGGTGATCTCCGGATGCATCGGAGTCCCTGATGCTGAAAAGAAACTGATCGTTGTTGGTATCGGAGAAAATAATCCCCCGTACGGATATCCTGATGCAAACGAAACCTATGTCGGTCTTGATGTGGAGTCCATCGAATGGATCGCCAAACAAAACGGCTATGACGTTGCCTACCTGGGCCTGCCCTGGACTGGCATCGTCGAGAATGTCGCCAACGGAACGGTTGACATCCTCTACTGCGGTCTCACCATCACCCCTGAGCGAAGTGAGATCGTTGACTTCAGCGACCCCTACATGATCGTGAACTTTGCAATTGCTGTTCTGCCGAACTCCTCACTGACCAAAGAGGATGTTCTCTCCGGCAATGTTTCCATCAGCACGCAAACTGACGGAACCTCTCATGTATGGACCGAGAAAAATCTCAATGAGACCGGCATTCTTGCTGAGGGAAACCTCAGGCCGCAGGCAACGATTGATGATGCATTCGTGATGCTTGCTGAGGGAAAATGTGACGCAATAATCTATGATGAAGTCACCGTGAACTCGTATGTTGCACGAGGGCTTGCAAAGAATATCGGTGTGATTGAAGTCAACGAGCTCTACGGCGTAGCAGTCCGCAAAGGAGACAACGAAACTCTGCAGATGATCAACAAAGGTATTGCGGATCTTCAGGCTTCCCCCAAATGGCAGGAACTGCTGGACAAGTACGGTGTTGTTCTCTCCTGA
- a CDS encoding ABC transporter substrate-binding protein, producing MRKHVVCGILCFCLIVAVVASGCIGTPAEKKLIVGIGENYPPYGYPDTNGTYVGLDVESMQWIADQNGFDIAYTALPWTNIVDNVADGTVDIIYCGLTITPERSEIVDFSNPYLSVNIAVAVLPNSSLTKEDVLSGNASVTTQKGGTSYAWTEKNLNETGILGEGAFMPQATINDAFAMLADGTCDAVIYDEITVNSYVARGVAKKIGVIEVNDPYGVAVRKGDNETLQMINKGIADLQASSKWQELLDKYGVILS from the coding sequence ATGAGAAAGCATGTTGTGTGTGGAATCCTCTGCTTCTGTTTGATCGTCGCTGTGGTTGCCTCCGGATGTATCGGAACTCCTGCTGAAAAAAAATTGATCGTAGGCATCGGAGAAAATTATCCGCCGTACGGATATCCTGATACAAACGGCACGTATGTCGGTCTCGACGTTGAGTCCATGCAGTGGATTGCCGATCAGAACGGTTTTGATATTGCATACACGGCACTGCCCTGGACCAACATCGTCGATAATGTTGCTGACGGGACGGTGGACATCATCTACTGCGGCCTCACTATCACCCCTGAGCGAAGCGAGATCGTTGACTTCAGTAATCCTTACCTGTCCGTGAACATCGCCGTTGCTGTTCTGCCGAACTCTTCCCTGACGAAAGAGGATGTCCTCTCCGGCAACGCGTCGGTCACCACGCAAAAAGGCGGAACCTCGTATGCATGGACCGAGAAGAATCTGAATGAAACCGGCATCCTTGGTGAGGGGGCCTTCATGCCGCAGGCAACGATTAATGACGCATTTGCAATGCTTGCTGACGGAACATGTGACGCGGTAATCTATGATGAGATTACGGTGAACTCGTACGTCGCACGAGGGGTTGCGAAAAAAATCGGTGTGATTGAAGTCAACGACCCCTACGGCGTTGCTGTCCGCAAAGGAGACAACGAAACCTTACAGATGATCAACAAAGGCATTGCTGATCTTCAGGCTTCCTCCAAATGGCAGGAACTGCTGGACAAGTACGGTGTAATTCTCTCCTGA
- a CDS encoding gamma carbonic anhydrase family protein, producing the protein MDISEGLPKLTSGGKRGERTFVAPNATIAGDVTLGDDVTVLFGAVLRADMAKITIGSRSNVQDNAVIHESIGHPVTIGKNVSIGHGAIIHGCTIEDDCLIGMGAIILNGAVIGKGSLVAAGALVSERKIIPPNSLVMGVPGKVGRELTPEEAAGNLKNAETYVAVGRRYRNEWN; encoded by the coding sequence ATGGATATCAGCGAAGGCCTCCCGAAACTTACCAGCGGCGGTAAGAGGGGAGAGCGGACCTTCGTCGCTCCGAACGCGACGATTGCAGGCGACGTCACTTTGGGAGACGACGTCACCGTTCTGTTCGGTGCAGTCCTCAGGGCAGACATGGCGAAAATAACGATTGGCAGCAGATCCAATGTACAGGACAACGCCGTGATCCACGAAAGCATCGGTCATCCGGTAACCATCGGCAAAAACGTCTCCATCGGTCACGGCGCAATCATTCACGGCTGCACCATCGAAGACGACTGTCTGATTGGTATGGGCGCAATCATTCTCAACGGTGCTGTGATCGGCAAAGGCTCGCTCGTTGCCGCAGGAGCACTTGTCTCGGAACGAAAAATAATTCCGCCGAACTCACTCGTCATGGGAGTTCCCGGCAAAGTCGGCAGGGAACTCACTCCCGAAGAGGCTGCCGGCAACCTCAAAAATGCCGAAACGTATGTTGCAGTCGGCAGGAGATACCGCAATGAGTGGAACTGA
- a CDS encoding CoB--CoM heterodisulfide reductase iron-sulfur subunit A family protein, whose protein sequence is MSGTDVVVIGAGVAGIQAAMDVANHNIHVWLVEREPTIGGHMGMLDKTFPTNDCSMCILSPKMAEVGRHPNITLLTLSEVEKIEGTVGDFTVSITKYPRYIREADCTGCGDCTNICPVEVYNKFDAGVGVRKAIYKPHAQVVPNWAVKDNLHCIECGLCYEVCGKNAVLHTDEDAVQTITVNAAAVVIATGYTLFDAEKKQQFGYLRYPDVITSIEFERMINAGGPTLGEVRRMSNGERPNSVVFVQCVGSRDISIGRNYCSCVCCMYALKNSMLIKEHYPDTEVTILYNDLRAYGKGYEEYAERAKQMGINIVRAFPGEIQQTRSNLVLPIEDTETGEFKNLEADLVVLSVGMEPLPDTIHLAKSLGLPLDDNNFLSCADMKLNPAGTIRPGIYIAGAAVAPKDIPDSVISGGAAAMKATIDSYSSEEKP, encoded by the coding sequence ATGAGTGGAACTGACGTCGTCGTAATTGGGGCTGGAGTTGCCGGCATTCAGGCGGCAATGGATGTCGCCAACCACAACATCCATGTCTGGCTCGTCGAACGCGAGCCAACCATTGGCGGCCACATGGGAATGCTGGATAAAACATTTCCGACCAACGACTGTTCGATGTGCATCCTCTCGCCGAAGATGGCCGAGGTCGGGAGACACCCGAACATCACTCTCCTCACGCTTTCGGAAGTCGAAAAAATCGAAGGAACCGTAGGCGACTTCACGGTCAGCATCACCAAATATCCCCGCTATATCCGCGAGGCTGACTGTACCGGATGCGGCGACTGCACCAACATCTGTCCGGTCGAAGTCTACAATAAATTCGATGCAGGAGTTGGCGTCAGAAAAGCCATTTACAAACCCCATGCCCAGGTCGTACCAAACTGGGCGGTCAAAGATAATCTTCACTGCATCGAGTGCGGACTCTGTTACGAAGTCTGCGGCAAAAACGCTGTGCTGCATACTGACGAAGACGCTGTGCAGACGATTACCGTCAACGCGGCTGCGGTCGTGATTGCAACCGGCTACACCCTCTTTGACGCAGAAAAGAAACAACAGTTCGGCTATCTGCGTTATCCTGACGTCATCACCAGCATCGAGTTCGAGCGGATGATCAATGCCGGAGGACCGACACTCGGCGAAGTCCGCCGCATGTCGAATGGTGAGAGACCGAACTCGGTCGTTTTCGTCCAGTGTGTCGGCAGCCGCGACATCTCAATCGGCAGAAACTACTGTTCCTGCGTCTGCTGCATGTATGCACTGAAGAACTCCATGCTCATCAAAGAACATTATCCGGACACCGAAGTCACTATATTATACAACGACCTTCGTGCGTACGGCAAAGGCTACGAAGAGTACGCAGAGCGTGCAAAACAGATGGGTATCAACATCGTTCGTGCATTCCCTGGCGAGATCCAGCAGACGAGATCAAATCTCGTTCTTCCCATTGAAGACACCGAGACCGGCGAGTTCAAAAATCTTGAAGCAGACTTAGTCGTCCTCTCGGTTGGAATGGAGCCGCTCCCTGACACCATTCATCTCGCAAAATCTCTCGGACTTCCGCTGGACGACAACAACTTCCTCTCCTGTGCCGACATGAAACTCAATCCTGCCGGAACGATTCGTCCGGGCATCTACATCGCAGGTGCCGCAGTCGCTCCAAAAGATATCCCTGACTCCGTCATCTCCGGCGGAGCTGCCGCGATGAAGGCAACAATTGACTCCTACTCTTCGGAGGAGAAACCATGA
- the mtnA gene encoding S-methyl-5-thioribose-1-phosphate isomerase, with the protein MTSDTKTIWWNDENNSIMMIDQTKLPVEFVVIEVKTVERLADAIRRLEVRGAPALGVAGAFGVALSAVSCTSDVEFAETVASDAALLKSTRPTAVNLAWGIDKVLRSMENLPPEMARFLAITVAKTIAAEDEKCCMQLGRNGAALLPQIGTVLTHCNAGALACSTWGTALGVIRSAHKMGKKISVVSCETRPLLQGARLTAWELHHDNIPVTSIIDSEAAYLMRKGKIDCVVVGADRITKDAVFNKIGTYMHAVCAKHHNIPFYVAAPVSTFDVNASESDIIVEERARDEVAAFWGKQTVPEGVPVINYAFDATPLTLVTGIITEVGVLYPPYDFSTLRQM; encoded by the coding sequence ATGACGAGCGATACAAAAACAATCTGGTGGAACGATGAGAACAACTCGATCATGATGATCGACCAGACGAAACTTCCAGTTGAGTTCGTGGTCATTGAGGTGAAGACGGTTGAACGACTCGCCGACGCAATCCGCAGACTCGAAGTCCGGGGAGCTCCGGCTCTCGGCGTTGCAGGAGCTTTCGGTGTTGCGTTATCTGCAGTTTCCTGCACCTCTGACGTTGAGTTTGCCGAGACGGTTGCAAGCGACGCGGCTCTGTTGAAAAGTACCAGACCGACTGCGGTGAACCTTGCATGGGGCATTGACAAAGTGCTGCGGTCGATGGAAAATCTTCCGCCCGAGATGGCAAGGTTCCTTGCGATCACTGTCGCGAAAACTATCGCGGCTGAAGATGAGAAGTGCTGCATGCAGCTTGGCCGCAACGGGGCAGCACTTCTTCCGCAGATCGGAACAGTGCTTACTCACTGCAATGCAGGAGCGCTTGCCTGTTCAACTTGGGGAACAGCGCTCGGCGTGATCCGTTCAGCTCACAAGATGGGCAAAAAGATCTCAGTTGTCTCCTGCGAAACGCGTCCTCTCCTGCAGGGAGCACGCCTGACCGCATGGGAGCTGCATCATGACAACATTCCGGTTACCTCGATCATCGACTCGGAAGCTGCGTATCTGATGCGGAAGGGAAAGATCGACTGCGTTGTGGTGGGTGCCGACCGGATCACGAAGGATGCGGTGTTCAACAAAATCGGAACCTACATGCATGCGGTCTGTGCGAAACATCACAACATTCCGTTTTATGTCGCAGCTCCGGTCTCGACGTTTGACGTGAACGCGAGTGAATCTGATATTATTGTTGAGGAGCGAGCACGCGACGAAGTTGCGGCATTCTGGGGAAAACAGACTGTGCCCGAAGGAGTTCCGGTCATCAACTATGCATTTGATGCAACACCGCTCACGCTCGTGACCGGCATCATCACGGAGGTTGGCGTTCTGTATCCTCCCTACGACTTCTCGACCCTGAGGCAGATGTAA
- a CDS encoding DUF116 domain-containing protein yields MPVTLPISIFGHPYWDSLALMIGQAALLIFFVWFALVVITVLLFVVSIRKKHLYCPWLLRPAYLLLKGAVRTGCRMFGIDDTEITTVLIRLENDVNRDEFASVPVQERAVFLPHCLRSAKCPAHLTPLGIKCLDCDRCGLGMATNALTDAGYLVFIVPGSTYIKRLLKRFHPRAMIGVGCLMEIKQFQEMARKIEMTAMGVVMKSDGCVETTLEWDELFEVASIGLEKPVVGRK; encoded by the coding sequence ATGCCGGTCACCCTTCCCATCTCCATTTTTGGTCATCCGTACTGGGATTCGCTGGCTCTGATGATTGGTCAGGCAGCGCTGCTGATCTTTTTCGTCTGGTTTGCTCTGGTAGTGATTACGGTCCTGCTGTTTGTCGTGTCGATCCGGAAGAAACATCTCTACTGCCCCTGGCTTCTCCGGCCTGCGTATCTTCTGCTGAAAGGGGCGGTTCGGACCGGATGCCGGATGTTTGGCATCGATGATACCGAGATAACCACGGTTCTGATCAGGCTTGAGAACGATGTGAACCGCGACGAGTTCGCATCCGTTCCGGTGCAGGAACGTGCGGTGTTTCTTCCACACTGTCTGCGGTCAGCGAAGTGTCCGGCCCACTTGACACCGCTTGGCATCAAGTGTCTTGACTGCGACCGGTGCGGGCTTGGGATGGCGACGAATGCGTTGACTGACGCTGGGTATCTGGTGTTTATTGTGCCGGGATCGACCTACATCAAGCGACTTCTGAAGCGGTTTCATCCTCGTGCAATGATTGGCGTTGGGTGTCTGATGGAGATCAAGCAGTTTCAGGAGATGGCAAGAAAGATTGAGATGACGGCGATGGGTGTTGTGATGAAGTCGGACGGCTGTGTTGAGACTACTCTTGAATGGGACGAGCTGTTTGAGGTTGCATCGATCGGGCTCGAGAAGCCGGTTGTCGGGAGGAAGTAG